A genome region from Danio aesculapii chromosome 2, fDanAes4.1, whole genome shotgun sequence includes the following:
- the LOC130238650 gene encoding polymeric immunoglobulin receptor-like: MFAAGLEGVESFSGGSNRTITFQPGGSVTIPCHYNEKYTLQKKYWYSDINVSLKYTNTTEENLTVIDHPDQSLFTVTMRNLQTNQAGKHHCAVETKENPHTYDCYLQVKADSYVFVMNSSVSGHEGGNVSVQCFYSSGYQNNTKRWCRYKDQRCFTEKTDTSQNPSVQISDDGESSFTVLMTELRLSDSGWYFCSAGIHIFPVQLTLTKAESERKQE, from the exons GTGTTGAAAGCTTTAGTGGTGGGTCAAATCGCACAATAACTTTTCAGCCTGGAGGATCTGTCACCATCCCATGTCATTATAATGAGAAATATACATTGCAGAAGAAATACTGGTATTCAGACATTAATGTATCtcttaaatacacaaacacaacagaGGAGAATCTGACAGTAATTGATCATCCTGATCAGAGTCTTTTTACTGTCACCATGAGGAACCTGCAGACGAATCAAGCTGGAAAGCATCATTGTGCTGTGGAGACTAAAGAAAATCCACACACATATGATTGTTACCTGCAGGTTAAAGCTG ATTCTTATGTGTTTGTAATGAACAGCAGTGTATCTGGACATGAAGGTGGTAATGTCAGTGTCCAGTGTTTCTACAGTTCTGGATATCAGAATAACACCAAACGCTGGTGCAGATATAAAGATCAGAGGTGTTTCACAGAGAAGACTGACACATCCCAGAATCCATCAGTGCAGATCAGTGATGATGGTGAAAGCTCCTTCACTGTGCTGATGACTGAACTGAGACTCTCTGATTCTGGATGGTATTTCTGCTCTGCTGGAATTCATATATTTCCTGTTCAACTCACTTTAACAAAGGCAGAATCAG AAAGGAAACAGGAATGA
- the LOC130213727 gene encoding uncharacterized protein LOC130213727, with amino-acid sequence MSHSGNELLTVWLSVSAALALLLVLAVVFIWIWRRRPKQDDQKTRQRNNSSTTNPIYSNTEDPVIYSTINDETPNNVNNEITYSTIENIPGSEASPAGGLYSTVAPH; translated from the exons ATGTCTCACAGCGGTAATGAACTCCTGACTGTGTGGCTTTCAGTGTCTGCAGCTCTTGCGCTGCTGTTGGTTCTGGCTGTTGTTTTCATCTGGATTTGGAGACGGAGACCAA AGCAAGATGACCAGAAAACCAGACAGAGAAACAACAGCAGCACCACTAACCCA ATCTACTCTAACACCGAAGATCCTGTGATATACAGCACTATAAATGATGAAACTCCAAAT AATGTCAACAATGAGATAACTTACAGTACTATTGAAAACATTCCTGGGAGTGAAGCA TCTCCAGCAGGGGGCCTTTACAGCACTGTGGCACCACACTGA